The Helianthus annuus cultivar XRQ/B chromosome 16, HanXRQr2.0-SUNRISE, whole genome shotgun sequence genome includes a window with the following:
- the LOC110918600 gene encoding trans-resveratrol di-O-methyltransferase, with translation MALQNSELSRDQLLHSQAHIWNHLFGFIHSMSLKCAIQLEIPDIIDRHGSPMLLSELVEALGINQERTPFVYRLMRILVHSGFFVKQSVSCNDEEGEGYLLAPPSRLLLKDEPLSVRPFLLLVLDPIIVDPWQHMSTWFQNDDVTPFHTTHGMMFWDLAGQEPKLNQLFNEAMSSSSRLDTSIILKHCGGVFEGIESIIDVGGGTGTLAVAIAKAFPNIRCISFDLPHVVNGLVGSENVSYVGGDMFEAIPKAGAVLLKSILHDWGDEECIKILKRCKEAIPSKGNGGKLIIIDMVVKVSKEENELLKTQLLFDMLMMSLVTGRERSEKDWAKLFLDTGYTDYKITPIFGFTYVIEVYP, from the exons ATGGCGTTGCAAAATTCTGAGCTATCTAGAGATCAGTTGCTTCATTCTCAAGCTCACATATGGAATCATCTATTCGGCTTTATACACTCCATGTCACTTAAATGTGCAATTCAGCTTGAAATACCTGATATCATCGATCGCCATGGTTCACCAATGTTGCTTTCCGAGTTAGTCGAAGCCCTCGGCATAAACCAGGAGAGAACTCCATTTGTCTATCGGCTTATGCGCATCCTTGTTCACTCTGGTTTCTTTGTTAAACAAAGTGTGTCATGCAATGATGAGGAGGGAGAAGGCTATTTGCTAGCTCCTCCTTCTCGGTTGCTTCTTAAGGATGAGCCATTAAGCGTTAGGCCCTTTTTGCTACTCGTGTTGGATCCAATCATAGTAGACCCATGGCAACACATGAGCACGTGGTTCCAAAATGATGATGTCACCCCCTTTCACACAACCCATGGGATGATGTTTTGGGATCTGGCAGGCCAAGAGCCGAAGCTTAATCAGTTATTCAATGAAGCGATGTCTAGTAGTTCAAGGCTTGATACAAGTATTATTCTCAAACATTGTGGAGGTGTTTTTGAGGGGATAGAATCCATTATCGATGTTGGCGGTGGTACTGGGACTTTAGCCGTAGCTATTGCCAAAGCATTTCCCAATATTAGGTGCATCAGCTTTGATCTTCCTCATGTAGTTAATGGTTTGGTTGGAAGTGAAAACGTGAGTTATGTTGGTGGAGACATGTTTGAAGCCATTCCTAAAGCTGGTGCAGTTTTGCTCAAG agtatcTTACACGATTGGGGTGATGAAGAATGCATAAAGATACTAAAGCGATGCAAAGAAGCGATTCCAAGCAAAGGCAATGGAGGAAAGTTAATCATCATAGACATGGTCGTGAAGGTCAGCAAAGAAGAGAATGAATTACTTAAGACTCAACTGTTGTTTGATATGCTTATGATGAGTTTAGTGACCGGGAGAGAGAGGAGCGAAAAAGATTGGGCAAAGCTTTTCCTTGACACAGGCTATACAGATTATAAAATAACACCGATATTTGGGTTTACATATGTTATCGAAGTTTATCCCTAA
- the LOC110918599 gene encoding uncharacterized protein LOC110918599, with the protein MDPFNNPENPNTSNNPNTPNNPTQPNVFSVPGYYPTLEPNQFSQYSSNAFASFQQSPNQFTQISQNQALQQMMMRGAWNFPPVQPQPIPTPPVQRQPIPTPPVQPQPISTQSEPEDDVEIVPETQPPKGKGKRNKGKQVVGDQTSKPKAIKWTPIEEEALAKAFIGTSDNPVKGNNQPGDGFWSKVLAKFLAMMDQGPYRDIDSVSSKWRKLNSAINRFCEEYNKLYTSDRRSGWNDEDVFKMALEKYKQNNHGSNFPHVRAWMVVKDDPKWTPIPNEVAMAKRQKTSETGSLSAGGSDARCHINLNDDADYDEDEYNVREPERPPGRDKTKKERAKGKEKEKVDPNMVEFMEHLKVYNDISAQKTKTKERTIEEKSRASDEKLKEKVRLSNEKIRISDEKIRLKEWEIMMMNVEDEPEPKRSMLKKLQHDIMKKHQII; encoded by the exons ATGGATCCGTTCAACAACCCGGAGAACCCGAACACTTCGAACAACCCGAATACTCCCAACAATCCGACCCAACCAAATGTTTTTTCGGTTCCGGGATATTATCCAACGctagaaccgaaccaattctcCCAATATTCATCGAACGCGTTTGCTTCATTCCAACAATCGCCAAACCAATTCACTCAAATCTCCCAAAATCAAGCTCTTCAACAAATGATGATGCGGGGTGCTTGGAACTTCCCACCCGTTCAACCTCAACCGATCCCCACACCCCCCGTTCAACGTCAACCGATCCCCACACCCCCCGTTCAACCTCAACCGATCTCGACCCAATCCGAACCCGAAGACGATGTGGAGATTGTGCCTGAAACCCAACCGCCTAAAGGGAAAGGAAAACGAAACAAAGGCAAACAAGTAGTGGGTGATCAAACGTCGAAACCGAAGGCGATTAAGTGGACCCCAATCGAAGAAGAAGCCTTAGCCAAGGCTTTCATTGGCACTTCCGACAACCCGGTAAAAG gtAATAACCAACCGGGTGACGGGTTTTGGTCCAAGGTATTGGCCAAGTTTCTCGCCATGATGGACCAAGGCCCGTATAGAGATATCGACTCGGTTTCCTCGAAGTGGCGAAAATTGAACTCGGCCATTAATCGGTTTTGCGAGGAGTATAACAAATTATATACAAGTGACCGTCGTAGTGGGTGGAACGACGAGGATGTGTTCAAAATGGCATTGGAAAAGTATAAGCAAAATAATCATGGTTCCAACTTTCCTCACGTTCGCGCGTGGATGGTTGTAAAAGACGACCCAAAATGGACGCCCATTCCTAACGAGGTGGCGATggcgaaacgccaaaaaacatcggaaacgggtagtttaagcgccggtggatcggacgcgaggtgtcacattaACTTAAATGATGACGCCGACTATGACGAAGACGAGTATAACGTACGTGAACCCGAGCGTCCACCAGGCCGAGACAAAACAAAGAAGGAGCGGGCCaagggaaaagaaaaggaaaaggtggaCCCGAACATGGTTGAGTTTATGGAACACCTAAAAGTGTACAACGACATCTCGGCTCAAAAGACGAAGACGAAGGAGCGGACCATCGAAGAAAAAAGTCGTGCATCGGACGAAAAGTTAAAAGAGAAGGTCCGATTGTCGAATGAGAAAATCCGAATCTCCGATGAAAAAATTCGGCTTAAGGAATGGGAAATAATGATGATGAATGTCGAGGACGAACCCGAGCcgaaacgttcgatgttgaaaaaattacaacacgacatcatgaaaaaacatcaaattatttaa